A region of Anguilla rostrata isolate EN2019 chromosome 10, ASM1855537v3, whole genome shotgun sequence DNA encodes the following proteins:
- the crybb2 gene encoding beta-crystallin B2, which translates to MASDHQNPASKQQQPGANTFKLAIYEQENFQGRCHELTALCNHLQEAGVEKVGSVLVHCGPWVGYEQPNCKGEQFVFEKGEYPRWDSWTNSRRSDCLGAFRPIKVDSQEHKIVLYESPSFAGKKIEIIDDDVPSFHAHGYQEKVSSVRVQCGSWVGYQYPGYRGYQYVFEKGEYKECAEFGAQLPQIQSVRRIRDLQWHQRGAFHTST; encoded by the exons CTGGCCATCTATGAGCAGGAGAACTTCCAAGGCCGCTGTCATGAGCTGACTGCGCTCTGCAACCACCTGCAGGAGGCGGGAGTGGAGAAAGTGGGCTCAGTTCTGGTGCACTGTGGAcc aTGGGTGGGATACGAACAGCCCAACTGTAAGGGGGAGCAGTTTGTGTTTGAGAAGGGCGAGTATCCTCGCTGGGACTCCTGGACCAACAGCAGACGCAGCGACTGCCTGGGCGCCTTCCGCCCCATCAAAGTG GATAGTCAGGAGCACAAAATCGTCCTGTATGAAAGCCCCAGCTTTGCAGGAAAGAAGATCGAGATCATAGATGATGATGTCCCCAGCTTTCATGCACACGGGTACCAAGAGAAAGTCAGCTCAGTGCGCGTCCAGTGTGGATC CTGGGTGGGGTATCAATATCCTGGCTACCGTGGCTACCAGTACGTGTTTGAGAAGGGGGAATACAAGGAGTGCGCGGAGTTCGGCGCCCAGCTTCCCCAAATCCAGTCCGTTCGGCGCATCCGGGACCTGCAGTGGCATCAGAGAGGGGCTTTTCACACCTCCACCTGA